ACGGACCCTAGCGTTCACTTGAACGCAGTACGATGTGTCTCCCGTACTCTCAAATTCCACCCAGGTGTCCGACGTCTCATACTCCATGCATCCACTACCGGTTTGCTGGGCGTCGCACGAAAAGTATCCGGTGCATACCTTGGCCGTGAAAGCAACGAGATTACCGGGTACATTCCCTGGTGCTTGCCACTGGATTTTGGACAAAGAAGGCGACTTGCTGATCATAGTCAGACCTCTTGGTGGGGGTGGGTCTGcgtcgaaaaataaaaaaaatgattacaTTATTCTGTAACCTACCATGTTTAAATTATAATCTCAtttctatttgcaaaataaatgAACAGCTGGAACCCACAACTGTGAAAACGTCTATTCTGTTTTCCTGTGCTCAGTGCCTTCAAAAAGTTACCCGTGGTTCAACACGCAGAGAAGAATGGTTCCAAGGAGAGCCTCGACGTCATATCATTTCCAATATATTTTCAATATTTCTTCATGTTCTCTTGAGTGGAACAGTGTGGTATTATTGTACCACTTTTTATATCGGCTACTGCGCTTCGGGAAAATATTGGGTCAGCTCTCTTTACACTGATAATTGACGTGCAACATCGGGAATTGCTCGAAACCAACTCTGTCCTTCCTCTAAATCAAGGGACGAAAATTACAATTTTTTTTGCGGAACAAATAACACCTTGACAGAAATCAAAACTAGCCAAAAATACGGTTTTCATAACCAGCATGCATTCTCGCGAGTGAACTGCGGTGTCATagtgaaactgaaaaaaaaaaacttttgagtGACGTCTAAACCCTCATTTATATACAAATTGTGATCTCGTATCGTTTTCGTTCCTGACGCCACCATTTTAATTGGAGGCGTAGAAAAAATGTTTTACATTTTAATTGGTTTTACTAAGGAACGAAATGTGTTTTCGATGGCGAAAAGCATCAGCTTATAATAAAAATGCTTTAGAAGTTTCTaagaaaaatattgaaataaGGGCCAGAAATTATACTTGAAAACAGTTCTAATAAACGACTTCATTTAGAAATAAACGTGCAGATGATATGTGGCTCATGGATCACCTTCTCCAGGGACGAATATACCTTGGAGAGAAACCCCCAACGATGTAAGCGCAGGTGGTCCACTCCTAAATGTTCGCACTATGAGGGTCGCCTTAGCGCACGCTTCAAGGAGGGTGCAGGTGACGACCGTTTGGTTAGGATGAATAATGACGCCGCTGGCACATGAGCCCAAACGTTGGGGTTCACTGGGGCCGATTCCCTGGTCCTTGTCATTCAAAACTTCAATTGTGTAGTAGTCGAAGCGTGCTTCAGGTCGATCCCAACTGGCAGTGAAGGAGTTTGCCGCAGTGGACACCAGGCGAAGATTTACGACGTCAGGAAGAACTGCAGCAAGATCGTGCTGATTACGTTAGACAGTCTGAAATGTGCTCTTTTACAGCAAATATAGTGACATGGGGGACATAAATATGTGCACTGCTAATATGAAGCTTTAGGAGCTTGAATTTAACGATGCGAATGGCTCGATAAATAATAAGCAATGTTGCCAGAAAGTAGatatggagtttttttttttacacactgAAGGTTCACGATATAAGGAAGTTATGGTTAAAATCAAGTCTGTGTCAGCTTTGAGGAGCATGCTGTGAATATGTAGGAAGATAATATATTATGTTATAAGGAAACCACAAGATTTAAGGCTTCCAGCTTGAAGGGGCGTCTTGGAAATGAACACACATTCCACAGCTCATGAATACTCATATGCAGTGGCCCAGGTTTAGAATGTTCTTTAAGGATCAAAATTTTTAAATAGCAAATATAGCAAATGGAAATATTCGAGCAACATACGAGTGAAGAATAATTATCTCTCCTTTGAAAATCTTAAGCCTTACCGAATGAGGGGGTCCTGAACTCTTCCACGGCTGGTCTGCTCGAGAGGACGTTGAAGCCGCACTGAACGCTTACTGAAGCCAGAACACAGTACGGGGTGTCTGCGGTGCTTGCGAATTCTAGCCAGTTCGCCGATGTTTGGTGCTCAGTGCAGCCGGCGACACTTGCCTGTGTGTTGCATGACGTGAACTCCTCGCATACCTTCACGGCATAAGATTGGATGCCGCCAGAAAATTTTGTCGGCGGCGTCCACTGGAGGCGAGTCAGGGAAGGTGATGTCGCGATTATGGTGATGCTGCCGGGGGGTTCAGGATCTAAACAATGGGAGTGGAAAAATTACGCTACAAGAACAAAAGAGATGCTCGACAAAAAGTGGGTTCATCAGTTTGTTCGCGCCCTGACCCACTGAATGATAATCAATTCCACGTGGCTACTTGCCGCACAGACAGAAGAATTTGCATTGAAAGTTTAAGGGAAAATTTGGGTTACAGACACGCAGGCCGCTACACCTCGAGCCTTTCACGTGGCCCACTTATGGTTATAGCAAATATTAGATTGAAGTCATCATGCATACATGCTATTGCAGGTGTGTGGTATGTTAAATAAAATGTCAAACTGAGTCCTCCTCCTCCATAATTTGGCGCTAAGAGTAAACATTGCGCAACTTGCATGTTATCTTAGAAATTTCTTCCTACCTCCACAAGTTCGCAAATTCGCAGGGACAGTTATCTGCCATAACCCATTGAAAAATAATTTTGGCTAACGATGCTGCTAAAAATCAACATGAGCACTGAATGGACAATTTCCTTGGTTGAAGAACTCCGAGCTTTAATCAGTCCTTACTAGCTGCCTTTAGCCTCTCTGATAGAGCGGATGAGCAAGGTATTTTTGCATTTGCTTTTGTGTTCGACATTGTATTGCCAGATGAGCGATATCAATGGGGCAGAGAACATAAGTGTTCTTGGTTAGAGAGGGCTGGGCGATGTGGTTTCCGAACACACAAAACAAAAGGAACAAAGTTCGACGGGGAGCCCCTGTCCTCTAGCGAACGGTTTGTCAAGGAGACATATTTCTTTGCTATGTCGTTTTCAAGAGGACTGAGGCCTTCACTTAACCTTTACCGTGCGGTTTTTGTTTAGTGGCTCTGTTTCCAGTTTTTTGGTGCTCTTTTGTGTTGTAGTCCCTGCTTTCAGAATGCATGCGTTGATATTATGTATTCGATCCCTATGTGGTCTGTAACCTATTCAGAGTTTATATAATATGACATTCGTAGATTGGAAATGATCACCTTGCTTCATCAAAACTAATTTTAAAAACTCTATATTGTGGAAACAGTTCACAGCAGGTACAATAACTGAAGCAGGCAAAGGAATCGATTTCTCTAAGAACACTTTGCATGCGGCAGTCGACAATAAATTACCTTGACCGGGTATGAAGATGTCGTGAAGGGTGACTCCCAATGATGTAAGTTCAGGCGGTCCACTTGCATAGGTGCGCACTGTGAAGCTTGCCTTCGTGCACGGCTGGAGGGGACTGCACGTAACTTGTGTTTGATCGGGATGAATAATTGTTCCTGTTGCACAGGAGCCGTTCTGATGTGGCTCACTTAGACCGCTTCTATCACCGCTGTCATCGCTGACTTGAATCCTGTAGTAATCGAAGCTTACTTCGGGTTTCTTCCACGTAGCAGTAAAGGAATTCTCGGCAGTGGAAACCAGGCGTAGATGTGCGACGTCAGGTAGCTATAAAGAGAAATTTAGAGATAATTTCAGGTACAAAGGTCCTTTTATTTCGGTAGAAATGCGAGATAAAATTATTAGCCCTTTTGGATGCCAGATATTGAGAAGGAGAAAAAGCAGTATTTTTCGTCACTTTACGCAGGCAGTGCACTACATATGTTTTTAATAAAAGAATGAACTACGAAATTCTTCAGTGAAACTAGAAAAAGTATGCTTTTAGGAGATAAAGATTCGGAAAGAGTTCAGACTCCGGTGTAATAAGATCTATAAACTTGTAAAGACAAGAAAATGAACTTACAAGCCCAGTGCTATTTTTACTAAGTGCTCAACCAACCCAGAGTAATTCAAAAATATTTAGCACAAAACTCATTTTAGCCTGACGGCGCACAGGTGGCCTGACACAATTTGTTGCAAACATTGTACTCAGGTGCCCATCTCAATGTAAGAACTAAGCCTTCTCAAGCTTCTCAATTAACAAGGATCTTGTATTCAGGCAAAAGTGGTCCCATCATTTAAATCTATTTATGTCTGATTTTTATTTGTATAGTGGACTCCTAAAGCAGGACCATGCTGTTGTCTCGACCAGCGGTGCAAAGTTTACTCACCAAACAAAGGCGTCCTGAATTCTGACGTCCCTGCGGGGCTCCTGAGGACGCCTGCCGCGCATTTAGTTGTGGCTACGACCAGAACGCAATACGGTGTGCCCATTGTGCTCTTGAAATCCAGCCATGTCACAGGAGTTTCGCGTTCAATGCAGCCGCTCAGACTTTCCTGTAGGTCACACGATGTGAAGTTCTCGCATAGTTTCACTGTGTATTCTCCGATACTGCCGGACGTTTCCTCCGGCGGTTCCCACTGCAGGCGCGTCAATGAAGGAGCGATTCCAAAATAGGTGATGTTGCGTGGCGGGTGTGGGGCTAGGAAAAGAGGTAATAAATCTCTGACCGTCAGTTGTTCTCTAGAAAAAAGACTTGATCTTTGAAGATGCTTAAATACCTGAAATCGTTTACCCTAATCACCTAGTCATAGAGAGATTGCTTTGCAATCTTTTTATGTACACCGCCCGGTTTTTGATGAAGTAATTTGAAGAATGGCATGGTGCTAGGCAAACCGTCCTCTTGAACTACCTCTTGCCATGCATGCGCCCTTGCCTAATCTACTCGTTGACGTTGGCATTACAAAAAATGCAAGCAATGGCTAATGAAGCATCAACTTTTCAGTCGTCGTAAAGAAAACGTCAATTCTAGAAATTCGTAAAAATTCTCATGCACTACAGGAAGCAAGCCAAGACCAATGTTAAAATTTGGAGCAGTTACtaatctttgtttttgttttgacaGGAAGTCCTTCAAAAGTTGGCGATTTATCTACTTATCAATCTTTCTAAATCAAAGGAATGCGTTCCTTTTTGGATTCGACAATTTCATTCATTAGTAGCTTCAAGCTGGTGTTATCGCCGCTATAGGCGAGCGATATCGATGCAGAAGGCTGCCTTTCCAGCGGGGAATACTACTCCAAGTGCGATCAGTTTGAGAGCAATTTTTTCAGGTGTATAAGTTTGCCACTCTGTTAAAGGAAATGAAAGCGTAACAAGGTTGTTTTCACCCGTCTGCATTCGAGAGAAGTCGTAAACCTGACAGCCGCGTCGTTAGCGCTGAATATTTCAAGTGGAAATTTCCAAAAACTGCAAATATGACTTTGAAGGTGTAGCCAGCCAGCACCTGCTCCTCTGGATGACTGCGATGTGTCTTCTCGGGACTCTCCATACGTCGTATGCTTGGCACAACTATTCGGTTTGCCACACCGCGGTACGCACCAATTTTCTTTCAAGCGTAGAACGAGGCCATTTTAAGTCCATATAAATATTCAGACTGCACCTCGCTTGTGAAGTTCCCGACAGGGAGGTGTGCTCGGCCATACCTTCTGAACCAACCTTAACTCAATTGGAATTTTGCACAACGGTAGCAAAATACTTCCCTGCCTAGTCGGCTCCGCTCGACACCTCCACCAGCCAGACTTAAGCAGCCGATCATACCCGGCGTGCCTTGGCATCGCTGTCCAACATGTCGAGCATGAAAATTAAAGCGTCCAAGCTGGAACCTTGTTTTCTTCCTTCCTCAAAGCCCAAATATTAAAAGCCGTATATATGTTTCGCTAGTTTACCACCTAGAAAGCAGTGCGCAATAAAGTGGGCGCCTCTTTGAAGCTAAAGCACTCGTGACTGCTGACACAAAGTCATACGGTCTCTCCGCATATGGCAGCTAGAGGTAGCGACAAAGTTGTATAAATCGGTAGCGCCAGCGTTTTAATATAATGAAGGCACTGTGGCACTCAGTATGCTCCTTGTTCCTTGGCGTTAAAGAAACCTCTCGTTAATTGAACGGCACGAAGTGAAATCGACAGCATCTGATTTCGTCTGCTCATAACGTTGAACGTCTGATTGCACATATGTGTTATAGTGTCAAGAAGAGATTGTAATATACATTTTCTTGCCACGTCCATGCGCTTTAACATATTTACATGAGAGCGGTCTTTCGTGCAATTAAAATTTTATCACTGTACGATAAGTATAAATATTTACCTTGACCAGGCATAATAATGCCGCTCAGTGAAGATCCCTGTGATATAAGTTCTGGTGGCCCTTTGCTATAGGTGCGCAGGGTAAAGCTCGCCCTTGTGCAAGCTTGTTGGCTATTGCATGTGATGCGCGTCTTATCAGGGCCGATGATGGTTCCTTTGGCACACGAGCCCTCGAGGTGTGTTTGAATTTTGCCGCCATTCTCATCGCTGCTCTTAGTCACCTCAACCATGTAGTAGTCGAAGAGGCCCTCCGCAGGCTCCCAGGTCACTGTGAATGAGCTGCCGTCTGTCGATTCTAAGGTGAGGTTTGTCACATCTGCGAGCACTGCAGAAatattaatgcgaaagaattagtAGTCCTATAGCGAAAAAAGCCGGCagcgtgtgtgcgtgtctg
The genomic region above belongs to Amblyomma americanum isolate KBUSLIRL-KWMA chromosome 9, ASM5285725v1, whole genome shotgun sequence and contains:
- the LOC144103325 gene encoding uncharacterized protein LOC144103325; the protein is MPAQKKHLLADVTNLTLESTDGSSFTVTWEPAEGLFDYYMVEVTKSSDENGGKIQTHLEGSCAKGTIIGPDKTRITCNSQQACTRASFTLRTYSKGPPELISQGSSLSGIIMPGQAPHPPRNITYFGIAPSLTRLQWEPPEETSGSIGEYTVKLCENFTSCDLQESLSGCIERETPVTWLDFKSTMGTPYCVLVVATTKCAAGVLRSPAGTSEFRTPLFGE